Proteins encoded within one genomic window of Ovis aries strain OAR_USU_Benz2616 breed Rambouillet chromosome 1, ARS-UI_Ramb_v3.0, whole genome shotgun sequence:
- the LOC132657625 gene encoding LOW QUALITY PROTEIN: uncharacterized protein LOC132657625 (The sequence of the model RefSeq protein was modified relative to this genomic sequence to represent the inferred CDS: deleted 1 base in 1 codon; substituted 4 bases at 4 genomic stop codons), producing MKASEEKEGKKDENRPKPVFQESSLYPNLIDLETELFPPPYADPHTPLLPQGGERTYQYWPFSTSDLYNWKTHTPSFSEKPQGLIDFLETILFTHNPTXDDCQQLLQVLFTTEERERILSEARKNVPGVDGRPIIQPNFIEEGFPLVRPNWDFECAEGRERLRVYRQTLMAGLRAAARKPTNLAKINSVGQEPNESPAGFLERIMEAFRQYTPMDPQADESRAAVMLVFVNQVAPDIRIQLQKIERLSEQSLQDLVRAAERVFNHRETPEEREDRIRREEREFRAEENHKNQKELAQIFFAGVENKNRFQKGKTLDSKTEEKMTRRKLEKNQCAFCKEFGHWKDKCPKKNLKEGPKNPKNETLSPDSHILFAGEDSDXGGQGSKPLPKSWVTINVEGKPVGFMVDTGAQYSVLNQKDGPMSKKSSWVQGATGTKRYGWTTKRHVNLGAHQVTHFFLVIPECPAPLLGRDLLSKVNAQIHFDHGQVSILDGTWHPLQVLSLALKDEYRLYLPEAPATISPEVQPWIQRYPQAWAETAGMGLVKQRPPIIVELKANASPMRVQQYPMSQEVRQGITPHIQCLIDTGVLKRCRSPWNTPLLPVKKPGETDFRPVQDLXEVNKRVRDIHPMVPNPYTLLSNLPPNYIWYTVLDLKDAFFSLPLAPASQEIFAFEWQKDGGQTPVQLTWTRLPQGFKNSPMLFNEALDEDLHEYQVEHPTIVLLQYVDDLMLAAATEKECQEATGELLQTLGTLGYRASAKKAQIAKQEVTYLGYKIKQGQRWLTQAMKETILQIPEPANPRQVKKFLGTVGYCQLWILGFAEKARPLYEGTKENKDWKWTEPMKEAFQELRRALLEAPALVLPDPSKPFQLFVDEKRGIEKGVLTQRWGPWKQPAAYLSKRLDPVAAGWPPCLRIITATAVLVHDADKLTYGQRLLVYTPHAIERVLKQPPGKWISNARLTHYQALLLDTPRIHFQTPCILNPATLLPNPEENSPLHDCDEILAGVTAIRKDLTDTPLDNSELRWFTDGSSYVKDGQRRAGAAVVDDSGQTIWAEALPQDTLAQKAELIALIQALERAKGKRITIFTDSRYAFGTVHIQGPIYRKRGFLTAEGKEIKNLPKIHRLLEAVQMPRAVSIVHVPGHQKGDSPTARGNHATDLAILMLFQTACLQFPQHQTTVKNIVHACKACQQMRPGKGQHAGLRYRGEGPGQHWEIDFTKVRPGKYGYWYLXVLVDTFSGWVEAFPTKGETAMIVAKKILEEIVPRFGLPVTICSDNGPAFVSQIVQSLALALGTKWKLHCEYSAQSSGQVERMNQTLKETLTKLAIETGGDWVTLLPFALFCVPNTPYQLNLTAFEILYGRPPPVCPIFEGKKLPPPSLGQFQEALMALSKVHSHVWKLLREIHVGQNKGTIPSHDIGPGDWVWVKRHQTKALEHKWKGPYVVLLTNPTALKVDGIGPWVHCNHVRPATSAEQEDAKKEWEASLHPSNPLRLKLWHRRQDQDNSSGPSYG from the exons ATGAAggcttctgaagaaaaagaaggaaaaaaggacgaGAATCGACCAAAGCCGGtcttccaggaatcttctctgtatcctaatctgatAGATCTGGAGACCGAATTGTTCCCACCCCCATATGCGGATCCACATacgcccttgcttccacag GGTGGAGagcggacatatcagtattggcccttctctactagtgatttgtacaattggaaaacccacactccctccttctctgaaaaacctcAGGGTCTTATTGATTTTTTAGAGACTATCCTttttactcacaatcccacttaggatgattgtcagcaactgttacaggtgcttttcactaCAGAGGAGCGTGAGCGGATCCTGTCAGAAGCTCGGAagaatgtgccaggggtggatgggaggcccataATACAGCCTAATTtcattgaggaggggttccccttggtgcgacccaactgggacttcgaatgcgctgaaggtagggagcgtctccgagTGTACCGCCAGACTCTTATGGCCGGCCTTAGAGCG GCCGCCAggaagccaactaatttggccaaaataaattcagtggggcaggagccaaatgagagcccagcaggcttccttgaaaggataatggaagcttttagacagtatacccctatggacccacaggcagatgagtcacgagcggcagttatgttagTATTTGTAAATCAAGTAGCCCCCGATATTAGAATacagttacaaaagatagagaggttaagtgaacaatccttgcaagatctagtgagggcagccgagagagtttttaatcatagagagaccccagaagagagagaggaccgcattagaagagaagaaagagaatttagagctgaagaaaaccataaaaatcaaaaagagctggcccagatattttttgctggggttgaaaacaaaaacaggttccaaaaagggaaaacattggactcaaaaactgaagaaaaaatgacaaggcgtaagcttgagaaaaaccaatgtgcgttttgtaaagagtttggacattggaaagataaatgccccaagaaaaatctaaaagaggggcccaagaaccccaagaacgagactctctctccagacagtcatatcctctttGCGGGTGAAGATAGcgactaggggggtcagggctcgaagcccctccccaagtcctgggtaactataaatgtggaggggaaaccggttggcttcatggtggacacgggagcccaatactcagtcttaaaccaaaaagacggacccatgtctaagaaaagtagctgggtgcagggagcaactgggactaaacgatatggatggactacaaaacggcatgtgaacttgggggcccaccaggtaacccatttttttctggtgatacctgagtgtccagcgcccttgttgggaagggatttactgtctaaagtaaatgcccaaattcatttcgaccacggaCAAGTGTCGATTTTAGATGGGACCTGGCATCCTCTTCAGGTactgtctctggcattaaaagatgaatacagactctacttgccagaggccccagcgacaataagccccgaagtacaaccatggattcaaagataccctcaggcctgggctgaaacagcaggaatgggactggtcaaacagaggccccctatcattgtggaactgaaagccaatGCTTCCCCGATGAGGGTACagcagtatcccatgagtcaagaggttcgacaaggaattactcctcatatacaatgcctcatagacactggggtcctgaaaaggtgccggtccccatggaacactcccctgttgcctgtaaAAAAGCCTGGGgaaactgattttagaccggttcaagatctatgagaagtcaacaaacgggtgagggatattcatcctatggttcctaacccttatacattgctaagcaacttgcctccaaactacatttggtatactgttttagatttaaaagatgcctttttcagtttgcctcttgcccccgcaagccaagagatctttgccttcgaatggcagaaagacggtggtcagacccctgtgcagctgacatggactcgcttaccacagggtttcaaaaactcacccatgttatttaatgaggccctggatgaagacctccatgagtatcaggttgaacaccctaccattgttttattacaatatgttgatgaccttatgctggcagcggctacagagaaagagtgccaagaggcaacaggtgaacttctccaaaccttggggactttaggttacagggccagtgccaaaaaggcccagattgccaagcaagaggttacatacctcggttataaaataaaacagggccagaggtggctaacacaggctatgaaagaaaccatcctccagatccctgagccggctaaccctagacaagtgaaaaaatttctgggaactgtgggatattgccagttatggatcttggggtttgcagaaaaggccaggcccctatatgaagggaccaaagaaaacaaggactggaaatggactgagccaatgaaagaggccttccaagagctcaggcgagccttgctagaagctcctgcccttgtcctccctgatccatctaagcctttccaattatttgtagatgaaaagcgggggatagaaaaaggggtactaacacagagatggggaccatggaagcaacctgcagcttacctttccaagagactggacccagtggcagccggatggccaccttgcctccgcaTCATCACGGCCACCGCGGtcttagtccacgatgctgataaactgacttatggacagagactcttggtctacactcctcatgccatagagagagttttaaagcaacccccaggtaaatggatttctaatgcccgcttgacgcactaccaggccttgctacttgacaccccacggattcatttccaaacgccctgcaTTCTAAATCctgccactcttttgcccaatccagaggaaaatagccccctccatgattgtgatgagatactggccggggtaacagcaatacgaaaggacttaaccgatactccactggataacagtgagctaagatggttcacagatggcagcagttatgtgaaagatggacagagacgggcgggagccgcagtagtagatgactctggacagacgatatgggcagaggcccttccccagGATACCttagcacaaaaggcagagttaattgccctgattcaagcattagagagagccaaaggaaaaagaataactattttcactgacagtcgctatgcttttggcacggtacacatccagggcccgatatatcggaaacgggggtttttgacagctgaaggaaaagaaattaaaaatttgcctAAAATCcatagacttttagaggctgtacagatgcctcgggctgtgtcaatagtacacgtacctggacatcagaagggtgacagccccacggcacgagggaaTCATGCCACAGACCTGGCA attctgatgctctttcaaactgcgtGCCTGCAATTTCCCcagcaccagacaactgtaaagaacatagtgcatgcttgtaaggcatgtcaacagatgaggccaggaaaaggacaacatgcaggactgaggtatcggggagaaggaccagggcaacactgggaaatagatttcaccaaggtaaggccaggcaagtatggttactgGTACTTGTAagtgttggtggataccttctcagggtgggtggaggcttttcctacaaagggagaaaccgcgatgatagtggcgaaaaagattttagaagaaatagttcccaggtttggcttGCCAGTGACCATctgctctgataatggacctgcttttgtgagtcaaatagttcagagccttgccctagccctggggactaaatggaagttacattgtgaatacagtgcacagagctcagggcaagtagaaagaatgaatcagaccctaaaagaaactttaactaaattggctatagagactggcggggactgggtgaccctccttcccttcgccctcttcTGTGTGcctaatactccttatcaacttaatctgaccgcatttgaaattctgtatgggagacctccccctgtatgtccaatatttgaagggaAGAAACTACCGCCTCCCTCATTGGGAcaattccaagaggccttgatggccttaagcaaggtgcactctcatgtctggaaactgctccgggaaatacatgtgggtcaaaataagggaactattccctcacatgacattggcccaggagattgggtatgggtcaaaaggcaccaaaccaaggcactagaacacaaatggaagggtccttatgttgttcttcttaccaacccaactgccctaaaggtcgacggtatcgggccttgggtgcattgcaaccacgtacgcccagctacttcagcagagcaggaagatgctaaaaaagaatgggaagcgtctctgcacccgtccaaccccctgaggctgaagctctggcATCGTCGACAGGACCAAGACAACTCGTCTGGACCATCTTATGGATGA